Proteins encoded together in one Cicer arietinum cultivar CDC Frontier isolate Library 1 chromosome 4, Cicar.CDCFrontier_v2.0, whole genome shotgun sequence window:
- the LOC101501497 gene encoding casein kinase 1-like protein HD16, translating into MPPQLRTRRKTTQNPNPNQNPNQNPITKPETARGRRGRPARNRNHNTIALARDHEIIDNRLGLNNNNETNRVVVVEDEEEEEEHHAPQVRVSRDIKKQDIMDDDCDSGGRSADKAPAADDEGTTPPIPEKVQVGGSPLYRIDRKLGKGGFGQVYVGRRVGAGAGAPEVALKFEHKSSKGCNYGPPYEWQVYNVLGGSHGVPRVHYKGRHGDFYIMVMDMLGPSLWDVWNNKTHTMSAEMVACIAIEAISILEKMHSRGYVHGDVKPENFLLGSPGTHDEKKLFLVDLGLATRWRDNSTGLHVEYDQRPDVFRGTVRYASVHAHLGRTGSRRDDLESLAYTLIFLLRGRLPWQGFQGENKGFLVCKKKMATSPENMCCLCPAPFRKFIEYVVNLKFEEEPNYAKCISLFDGIVGPNPDIRPINTDGAQKLIYQVGQKRGRLTMEEDDDEQPKKKVRIGMPATQWISVYNARRPMKQRYHYNVADLRLPQHIEKGYEDGLFISSVACCTNLWALIMDAGTGFSAQVYELSSYFLHKEWIMEQWEKNYYISAIAGSTNGSSLVVMSKGTQYLQQSYKVSDSFPFKWINKKWKEGFYVTAMATAGSRWAIVMSRGAGFTDQVVELDFLYPSEGIHRRWDNGYRITSTAATYDQAAFVLSIPRRKPADETQETLRTSDFPSTHVKEKWSKNLYIASICYGRTVS; encoded by the exons ATGCCTCCTCAACTCCGAACCAGAagaaaaacaacacaaaacCCGAACCCGAACCAAAACCCGAACCAAAACCCGATCACAAAACCCGAAACCGCTCGAGGTAGAAGAGGTAGACCAGCAAGAAATCGCAATCACAACACGATCGCTTTAGCGCGTGATCATGAAATCATCGATAACCGTCTCGGTCTAAACAATAACAACGAAACGAACCGAGTAGTAGTTGTAGaagacgaagaagaagaagaggaacATCACGCGCCTCAGGTTAGGGTTTCGAGAGATATTAAGAAGCAAGATATTATGGATGATGACTGTGATAGCGGTGGTCGGAGTGCTGATAAAGCTCCGGCAGCCGATGATGAAGGAACTACACCTCCCATTCCCgaaaaa gtGCAGGTAGGTGGTTCACCATTGTACAGAATAGATAGGAAGCTTGGGAAGGGAGGGTTTGGACAAGTTTATGTCGGTCGGCGTGTTGGAGCCGGAGCCGGAGCTCCCGAG GTAGCTTTGAAGTTTGAGCATAAAAGTAGTAAAGGATGTAATTATGGACCTCCTTACGAGTGGCAGGTTTACAA TGTATTAGGTGGTAGTCATGGTGTTCCACGCGTTCATTACAAGGGACGGCATGGTGATTTCTATATTATG GTCATGGATATGCTTGGCCCTAGTTTATGGGATGTTTGGAATAACAAGACACACAC GATGTCTGCTGAAATGGTGGCGTGTATAGCAATCGAGGCTATTTCCATATTAGAGAAAATGCATTCTAGAGG ATACGTACATGGTGATGTAAAACCCGAGAACTTTTTGCTTGGCTCTCCGGGAACTCATGATGAGAAAAAGCTTTTTCTGGTTGATCTTGGATTAG CAACCCGTTGGCGTGATAATTCAACTGGTCTTCATGTTGAGTATGATCAACGTCCAGATGTATTTAG GGGAACAGTTCGTTATGCTAGTGTCCATGCTCATCTTGGTAGGACAGGTAGCAGAAGAGATGATTTAGAATCTCTTGCTTACACACTAATATTCCTTCTTCGTGGACGGCTACCTTGGCAAGGATTTCAG GGAGAAAATAAAGGATTTCTTGTGTGCAAGAAGAAGATGGCCACCTCGCCAGAAAATATGTGTTGCCTTTGTCCCGCACCTTTTCGGAAGTTTATTGAGTATGTAGTGAACTTAAAGTTTGAAGAAGAACCAAATTATGCAAAATGTATATCACTTTTCGATGGAATTGTTGGTCCAAATCCAGACATTAGGCCCATAAACACTGATGGTGCACAGAAG CTTATATATCAGGTTGGACAGAAGAGAGGACGATTGACcatggaagaagatgatgatgagCAGCCAAAGAAGAAAGTCAGAATTGGAATGCCAGCTACACAATGGATTAGTGTGTACAATGCACGCCGGCCTATGAAACAAAG ATACCATTACAATGTTGCTGATTTGCGGTTGCCTCAACACATTGAGAAGGGATATGAAGATGGGTTATTTATCAGCAGTGTAGCTTGTTGTACTAATCTTTGGGCACTTATTATGGATGCTGGAACTGGTTTCAGTGCACAAGTTTACGAACTCTCGTCCTACTTTCTACACAAG GAATGGATTATGGAACAGtgggaaaaaaattattacattagTGCCATAGCAGGATCTACTAATGGGAGCTCGTTGGTTGTAATGTCGAAAG GGACTCAATACTTGCAGCAATCCTATAAGGTCAGTGACTCATTTCCATTCAAGTggattaataaaaaatggaaagaaGGATTTTACGTCACTGCTATGGCCACTGCTGGAAGTAGATGGGCAATTGTTATGTCTCGTGGTGCTGGATTTACAGACCAg GTTGTGGAGCTTGATTTCCTGTATCCTAGCGAAGGTATTCATCGAAGGTGGGACAATGGTTACCGCATCACTTCAACTGCTGCTACTTATGACCAGGCTGCTTTTGTTCTTAGTATTCCAAGAAGAAAACCGGCTGATGAAACTCAAGAAACGCTCCGCACATCTGACTTTCCTAGTACTCATGTCAAG GAGAAATGGTCAAAGAACCTCTATATTGCATCTATCTGTTATGGAAGAACAGTTTCATAA